ACCAAGCATGGTAAGTACAACACCCAGTCGATTACAGCATCTTACGACCATGTGTTCTCTTTCCTGACCAATAAGCCTAAGATGGTAGATGCAGCTACATACGCAATGGCTGTCAACGAGGCTTACCATAACCAGCACCAGAACCTGGACGGTAATGATGTTTATGGTTCAAATGTCATCAATGCCTATAGAGATGGTTCCAATCCGCTCAATTATCCAAATGTAAACTGGGCTGATGAAACTTTCCGTAATGTATCAAACAACGATCGTTTCAACATCGAGTTCAAGGGTGGTACCAATAACTTCCGTTATTATACCAACGTGCAGTTGCTCACCAACAAGGGATTCATCAAGAATTTCCAGAACGACGGTTATTCTACACAGAATAAATATACCCGCGGAACCTTGCGCTCTAACATGGACATCGACTTAGGTCCTAAGACCAAGTTGCATACCCATTTGTATGGCTTGCTGACAGAACAGTCGCAGCCAGGAGCTCAGGCTGATCTTTGGAGTATGATTTACAAGGTACCAGCCAATGCCTTCCCAGTAAAGGTTTCAGAAACAGTATGGGGTGGTAATTCTGTATATACTACGAATAACCCAGTGGCTCAGAGCCAGGGCGCTGCCTATTACAAGAACCACCAACGTGCTCTTTATGCTGATCTGGTGTTGAATCAGGATCTCTCTTCCATCACCGAAGGATTGAGTGCACAGGCTCAGTTGGGTTACGATACCTGGTCGAATGTATATGAGGACCATTCCAAGACTTATCGTTACAGTTTCTACGAGGTACCAACCAATGGTGATGTGATAGCTGATGGTCAGGCAAAGATGTCTTCTGTGTTGGGTACCGACTCAAACATGGGAACTGGTTCTAACAACAACAACTGGATTCGCCGCTGTGTATGGAATGCAGCCATCAATTATGATAGAACTTTTGCAGAGAAGCACAATGTGTATGGACAGTTGAAGTACGATTACGAGTACAACGACAAGACGGGTACCAACACCACCGTTTACCGTCACAATGTATCTCTCTTCGCCCATTATGGTTTCGATAGCAGATATCTCTTGGATGTAGCGCTCGTTGAGTCGGGTTCCAGCCGTCTGGCTCCTGGCAGCAAGTGGGCTTTCTCTCCAAATGTTTCTGCAGCATGGAATCTCTCTAATGAGGCATTCATGAAGAACGTGAACTGGGTTGACTTTCTGAAGTTGCGTGCATCTTGGGGTAACCAGTCACTCGACGTGCTCCCTGGCGATAACGTATGGACCTATTACGATCAGTTTTATCTGATGAATGGTAATTCTTATCCGTTTGATGCCACTTATACTGGTACTCAATGGGGTAATACTTATCTCGGAACAGCACGTACTCAGGGACTCGGCCATGAGCAGTCTAGCAAGTTCAACGTAGGTTTCGATGCCACTCTCTTTGGCAGTTTGAATATTTCTGCTGATTACTATTACCAGCACCGTTACAACATCTGGTATTCTACAGCAGGCAGCTATTCAGGAGTCTTCGGATTGGACGCTCCTTATGAGAATGTAGGTATCATCAACCAGAAGGGCTTTGAGGTTTCTGCTGATTACAGCAAGAAACTCAACAAGGATCTCACCATCAGTTTGGGTGCATCCATGACATTGAACAAAACCATCGTTGAGGAGCAGGCTGAGACACCGCAGCTCTTTGCCAATACCTCTTCTACAGGTAAGCGATATGGTCAGGCTTTCGGTTATGTAGCCAATGGCTTCTTCCAGAAGAGCGATGACCTGAATGGCGATGGAGTGATTTCTGCCGCAGAAATGAAGCAGTTGGGTTATCCTGTGCAGAATTTTACTACGGTTTATCCTGGTGATATCAAGTATGTGGATCTGACTGATGACGGTAAGATTGATACCAACGACCGCAAGGCGATAGGTTACAGCACTACAGCGCCAGACCTCTATTACAACTTCCACCTGGGTGTGGAGTATAAGCGACTGGGTATCGATGCGATGTTCCAGGGAGTAGGCAAGTGGACCGGATTCATGACCACCAATGGTCTGTACCGTTCGGCTGTGGCAAGCAACACTTTGTCGCAGTATCTTTACGAGAACTCCTGGTCTGCAGAGCGCAACAATACAGAGAATGCCAAGTTCCCACGTCTTTCAGCAACAAGCAATGCCAACAACAATACAAACAATACGCTTAATATGTTTGACCGCAGCTACCTGAAGCTCCGCTATGTTGAGATGTATTACTACTTGCCAGAGGCATTGTTGGAAAAGGCTGGTTTCATCAGTAACGTGAAGTTGTATGTACGTGGTACCGACCTCTTTACAGCTGATCATCTCGATAAGGCAGATGCTGCAGCATACGGCACAACGCAGCCTCTTACCAGAAGTCTTCAGCTTGGAGCTGCAGTAACATTCTAAATTTAAGGAATTACGATTATGAAAGTAAATAAAAAACTATTTTGCTTTGCATTGGCTGCTATGGCGTTGTCTTCTTGTAACATGGACTACAATGAATATACAGCTTACGACAAGGAGTATATACAGCGCTCATTCAGCTATGTGGGTGGATTGATGACCACGATATACACAGATATTGATACCGACTGGGGTAACCTTTCGGGTGCCATGCTCTCTTCTGCAACAGATGAGTCGGAGTATAGCCACGATGGTAACTCCGTGGAAGATTTCTTCAATGGCAACTGGAGTGCATCTAATGCACACCAGACCATCTGGTCTTCTGCTTATCAGGGCATCACCTATTGCAATGAGGTTATTGACAACTGGTCTAATCTGGAGTTTGACCAGTTCAAGCTCAATACCGATTACGAGAAGCAGATGTTTCTCTACAATAACTATCAGTATGAGGCTCGTTGGGCACGTGCTTACTTCTATTTCACCCTGGTTCGCCAGTATGGCGGTGTTCCTTTCAAGGACCATAATACCACAGGTACAGAAGAAACAGCTCTGCCACGCACCAGTTCTGATGACATCTTCAACTTCATCATCAAGGAGTGTGATGACATCAAGGATAAGATTATCGAAGACTATGCCGGTAAATCGGATATGATTCTTTCTAAGGCAGAAACCGGTCGTGCTAATAAGTATGCAGTTCTTGCCTTGAAGGCTCAGGCAGCCCTCTATCATGCTTCACCTCTCTTCACCCAGGGTAAAACCGATGAGGAGAAGAAGAATCTCTGGGCTATCGCTGTGGCTGCCAACAAGGAACTGATTGATGCGGCTGAGGCTAAGGGTTATGGTTTGGCTACCAACCTGGAAGATCTTTGGGGTAAGGAATACTATTCAAATGTTTCCAGCACTAAGGAGATTCTCTTTGCCCGTCGTACTGCATCATCCAATACCTTCGAAGGCTACAACTTCCCTGTTGGTTATTCATCTGGCCAGGGTGGCAACTGTCCAACCCAGGACCTTGTAGATGCTTTCGAATGTACCGATGGTAAGAGTATTTCAGAGAGTCCTCTCTATGATGCGAATGATCCATACGCTAACCGCGATCCTCGACTTGCCAAGACTGTTGTTGTGAATGGTGAGGCATGGCCTAACGATTTGGCGGCTTACAATAGCGAGTATCCAACCATCGAGACCTATGTAGGAGGTCACCATTCCCGTACAGGTAATGCCGCTGGTAAGTCATACGCTACTTCCACCGGTTACTATCTGAAGAAATTCTGTAATGCCGATCAGATTCTCCGTGCCCGTTCTGGTTATGCGGTTACTACTTCACCTCACGGATGGTTGACCTTCCGTATGGGTGGCATGTATTTGAATTATGCTGAGGCTCTATATCAGTATTTCAAGGCTAGCGGCAGCGGAAATGCAGCTGATGCAAGTGGTGCAGTAGAATATAAGGATGCAGAAGGCAATGCGCAGAGTATTACTGTTCCTGCCACTCAGACCGCAGCCAAGATGGCAAGCAAGACCCGTGAGCGTTCAAGCATGCCTGCTTTCGCTACAGGTATGACCAACGATGAGTTCTGGGCTGAGTATAAGAATGAGCGCCGCGTGGAGCTTGCCTTCG
The Segatella copri DNA segment above includes these coding regions:
- a CDS encoding RagB/SusD family nutrient uptake outer membrane protein yields the protein MKVNKKLFCFALAAMALSSCNMDYNEYTAYDKEYIQRSFSYVGGLMTTIYTDIDTDWGNLSGAMLSSATDESEYSHDGNSVEDFFNGNWSASNAHQTIWSSAYQGITYCNEVIDNWSNLEFDQFKLNTDYEKQMFLYNNYQYEARWARAYFYFTLVRQYGGVPFKDHNTTGTEETALPRTSSDDIFNFIIKECDDIKDKIIEDYAGKSDMILSKAETGRANKYAVLALKAQAALYHASPLFTQGKTDEEKKNLWAIAVAANKELIDAAEAKGYGLATNLEDLWGKEYYSNVSSTKEILFARRTASSNTFEGYNFPVGYSSGQGGNCPTQDLVDAFECTDGKSISESPLYDANDPYANRDPRLAKTVVVNGEAWPNDLAAYNSEYPTIETYVGGHHSRTGNAAGKSYATSTGYYLKKFCNADQILRARSGYAVTTSPHGWLTFRMGGMYLNYAEALYQYFKASGSGNAADASGAVEYKDAEGNAQSITVPATQTAAKMASKTRERSSMPAFATGMTNDEFWAEYKNERRVELAFEGHRFYDVRRWMEDGDKFMNIHRMEITKNEDGTFTYKKVAVTRGDGQWQSKWNLFPFNQTEIMKSGGAITQNPGW
- a CDS encoding SusC/RagA family TonB-linked outer membrane protein, giving the protein MKTKNIYMLSLLAGMSLPAMAQQDIVDSVAYKDQTVDVGANHTFTREQSTSAVSVITSKDVNKRGARNIGNNILGSGSGLVGLDGAGLFHAQNPTFYIRGVQSSSGSTPLFIVDGVERAIENVVAEDVESVSILKDAAATALYGYKGANGVVLITTKHGKYNTQSITASYDHVFSFLTNKPKMVDAATYAMAVNEAYHNQHQNLDGNDVYGSNVINAYRDGSNPLNYPNVNWADETFRNVSNNDRFNIEFKGGTNNFRYYTNVQLLTNKGFIKNFQNDGYSTQNKYTRGTLRSNMDIDLGPKTKLHTHLYGLLTEQSQPGAQADLWSMIYKVPANAFPVKVSETVWGGNSVYTTNNPVAQSQGAAYYKNHQRALYADLVLNQDLSSITEGLSAQAQLGYDTWSNVYEDHSKTYRYSFYEVPTNGDVIADGQAKMSSVLGTDSNMGTGSNNNNWIRRCVWNAAINYDRTFAEKHNVYGQLKYDYEYNDKTGTNTTVYRHNVSLFAHYGFDSRYLLDVALVESGSSRLAPGSKWAFSPNVSAAWNLSNEAFMKNVNWVDFLKLRASWGNQSLDVLPGDNVWTYYDQFYLMNGNSYPFDATYTGTQWGNTYLGTARTQGLGHEQSSKFNVGFDATLFGSLNISADYYYQHRYNIWYSTAGSYSGVFGLDAPYENVGIINQKGFEVSADYSKKLNKDLTISLGASMTLNKTIVEEQAETPQLFANTSSTGKRYGQAFGYVANGFFQKSDDLNGDGVISAAEMKQLGYPVQNFTTVYPGDIKYVDLTDDGKIDTNDRKAIGYSTTAPDLYYNFHLGVEYKRLGIDAMFQGVGKWTGFMTTNGLYRSAVASNTLSQYLYENSWSAERNNTENAKFPRLSATSNANNNTNNTLNMFDRSYLKLRYVEMYYYLPEALLEKAGFISNVKLYVRGTDLFTADHLDKADAAAYGTTQPLTRSLQLGAAVTF